One stretch of Acidobacteriota bacterium DNA includes these proteins:
- a CDS encoding catalase, with amino-acid sequence MDKKLTRVNGAPVPDNQNVETAGPRGPQLLQDVWFLEKLAHFDREVIPERRMHAKGSGAFGTFTVTHDITRYTRAKIFAEVGKKTDLFVRFSTVAGERGAADAERDIRGFAVKFYTEEGNWDLVGNNTPVFFLRDPLKFPDLNHAVKRDPRTNLRSAKNNWDFWTSLPEALHQITITMSDRGIPLSYRHMHGFGSHTFSLVNAAGERVWVKFHLRSHQGIRNLTDAEAEAVVGKCRESHQRDLYESIEKGDFPRWTLSLQVMTEAQAAACPYNPFDLTKVWYHKDYPLIEVGVMELNRNPENYFADVEQAAFNPANVVPGIGFSPDKMLQGRLFSYGDAQRYRLGVNHHLIPVNAPRCPVHSYHRDGLMRVDGNYGSTLGYEPNSYGEWQQQPAFAEPPLPLQGAADRWDHRKDDDDYYTQPGLLFRLMSPEQQEALFGNTARAMGDAPKEIKVRHIGNCLKADPAYGEGVAKALGIALEEVTR; translated from the coding sequence ATGGACAAGAAACTCACCCGCGTCAACGGCGCCCCCGTGCCCGACAACCAGAACGTGGAGACCGCCGGCCCCCGGGGCCCGCAGCTGCTCCAGGACGTCTGGTTCCTGGAGAAGCTCGCCCACTTCGACCGGGAGGTGATCCCCGAGCGACGCATGCACGCCAAGGGGTCCGGGGCTTTCGGCACCTTCACCGTCACCCACGACATCACCCGCTACACCCGGGCGAAGATTTTCGCCGAGGTGGGGAAGAAGACCGACCTCTTCGTGCGCTTCTCCACCGTGGCCGGCGAGCGTGGCGCGGCCGACGCCGAGCGCGACATCCGCGGCTTCGCCGTCAAGTTCTACACCGAGGAGGGGAACTGGGACCTGGTGGGGAACAACACCCCCGTCTTCTTCCTGCGCGACCCCCTCAAGTTCCCCGACCTCAACCACGCCGTCAAGCGCGACCCCCGGACCAACCTCCGGAGCGCGAAGAACAACTGGGACTTCTGGACCTCCCTGCCCGAGGCGCTGCACCAGATCACCATCACCATGAGCGACCGCGGCATCCCCCTGTCCTACCGCCACATGCACGGGTTCGGCAGCCACACCTTCAGCCTGGTCAACGCCGCCGGCGAACGGGTCTGGGTGAAGTTCCACCTCCGGTCCCACCAGGGCATCAGGAACCTGACCGACGCCGAGGCCGAGGCCGTGGTCGGCAAGTGCCGCGAGAGCCACCAGCGCGACCTCTACGAGAGCATCGAGAAGGGCGACTTCCCCCGCTGGACGCTGTCCCTCCAGGTCATGACGGAAGCCCAGGCGGCGGCGTGCCCCTACAACCCCTTCGACCTCACCAAGGTCTGGTACCACAAGGACTACCCGCTGATCGAGGTAGGGGTGATGGAACTGAACCGAAATCCCGAGAACTACTTCGCCGACGTGGAACAGGCCGCCTTTAACCCGGCCAATGTGGTGCCCGGCATCGGGTTCTCCCCCGACAAGATGCTCCAGGGGCGCCTCTTTTCCTACGGCGACGCCCAGCGCTACCGGCTCGGCGTCAACCACCACCTGATCCCGGTGAACGCGCCCCGCTGCCCGGTCCACAGCTACCACCGCGACGGCCTCATGCGCGTGGACGGCAACTACGGTTCCACCCTGGGCTACGAGCCCAACAGCTACGGCGAGTGGCAGCAGCAGCCGGCCTTCGCCGAACCGCCCCTGCCCCTCCAGGGGGCCGCGGACCGCTGGGACCACCGAAAGGACGACGACGATTACTACACCCAGCCCGGCCTGCTCTTCCGGCTCATGAGCCCCGAGCAGCAGGAAGCGCTTTTCGGCAACACTGCCCGCGCCATGGGGGACGCCCCGAAGGAGATCAAGGTCCGCCACATCGGCAACTGCCTCAAGGCCGACCCCGCCTACGGCGAGGGCGTCGCGAAGGCCCTCGGCATCGCGTTGGAGGAGGTGACGCGGTAG
- a CDS encoding transcriptional repressor, which produces MKQRLEQFREGLRRAGVKLTPQRTEIFRVVAASGDHPDAETVLGGVRKRLPSVSLDTVYRTLWLLVDLGLLSTLGTPRERTRFDANRGPHHHFVCRACGATHDFACEALDRLDLPDAVRAMGSVETARVEVRGLCRRCAAREAKDPAKGSAPALPADHRDE; this is translated from the coding sequence ATGAAACAGCGCCTGGAACAGTTCCGGGAGGGCCTCCGGCGGGCCGGCGTCAAGCTCACCCCCCAGCGGACGGAGATCTTCCGGGTGGTGGCCGCGTCCGGGGACCACCCCGACGCCGAGACGGTGCTGGGCGGCGTGCGGAAACGGCTCCCCTCGGTGTCCCTGGACACGGTGTACCGCACCCTGTGGCTGCTGGTGGACCTCGGGCTCCTGTCCACCCTGGGGACGCCCCGCGAGCGGACCCGGTTCGACGCGAACCGGGGGCCCCACCACCACTTCGTCTGCCGGGCGTGCGGAGCCACGCACGACTTCGCCTGCGAGGCCCTCGACCGCCTGGACCTCCCGGATGCCGTCCGGGCCATGGGCAGCGTGGAGACCGCCCGCGTCGAGGTCCGGGGCCTGTGCCGCCGCTGCGCTGCACGGGAGGCGAAAGATCCCGCGAAAGGGTCGGCGCCCGCGCTCCCCGCCGATCACAGGGACGAGTGA